Proteins co-encoded in one bacterium genomic window:
- the hisH gene encoding imidazole glycerol phosphate synthase subunit HisH — MVGVIKYGAGNIYSVSSAIKFLGEKFVLVENPEIIDRVDFLILPGVGSFDSGIENLEKTRILEKLKYRLELGIPFLGICLGLQLLFNVSEEGKKEGFGILKGEVVKFKNEEIKIPHMGWNKVEILKDNKIFEGIVNNSFFYFAHSYYIKTQEDIIVGKTKYGIDFPSVIIKDNIVGVQFHPEKSGKMGLLFIKNFLEGKWLQ, encoded by the coding sequence ATGGTGGGAGTTATAAAGTATGGTGCAGGAAATATTTACAGTGTTTCATCTGCTATTAAATTTTTAGGTGAAAAATTTGTTTTGGTTGAAAATCCAGAAATTATTGATAGAGTAGACTTTTTGATTCTGCCGGGTGTCGGAAGTTTTGATTCAGGTATTGAAAATTTAGAGAAAACAAGGATATTGGAAAAATTAAAATACCGATTAGAATTAGGTATTCCATTTCTTGGGATTTGTTTAGGACTACAACTTTTATTTAATGTGAGTGAAGAAGGAAAAAAGGAAGGTTTTGGAATTTTAAAGGGAGAAGTGGTAAAATTTAAAAATGAAGAAATAAAAATTCCTCATATGGGATGGAATAAAGTAGAAATTTTGAAGGATAATAAGATTTTTGAGGGAATAGTAAATAATTCTTTTTTTTATTTTGCTCACTCTTATTATATTAAAACTCAGGAAGATATTATTGTTGGTAAAACAAAGTATGGCATTGATTTTCCTTCTGTTATAATTAAAGACAATATTGTAGGTGTTCAATTCCATCCTGAAAAAAGTGGGAAAATGGGACTTTTATTTATAAAAAATTTTCTGGAGGGAAAATGGTTACAGTAA